One genomic window of Sphingomonas ginsengisoli An et al. 2013 includes the following:
- a CDS encoding hydrolase has product MGELTATEQALVERAAAAPMLAQVERWAAINSGSANLAGLKDMAGVLADAFAAFPGELRLAEPTPVTAVDSSGAERTVGHGHHLHLAVRPSAPVQLLFTGHMDTVYPADHPFKQLHWREDGVLNGPGVADMKGGLAVMLAALQAIETSPLGPTVGYEVVINSDEEVGSPASAALLAAAAANKRAALTYEPSALPDGTLAGARPGSGNFSFVVTGRSAHAGRNPQDGRNAVVAAADLALRLTALIEPGLTVNVARMDGGGPNNVVPERAVLRVNLRPATPELQAKADAAIAAAVREVAAAHDLAIHRHGGFGRPPKPMTPALEALFGLVAKAGADLDQPIRWQPSGGVCDGNNIAACGVPVVDTMGVRGGAIHSPEEYLIVASLAERAALSALTIARLAGEAA; this is encoded by the coding sequence ATGGGGGAGCTTACCGCAACCGAACAGGCGCTGGTCGAGCGAGCGGCCGCGGCCCCGATGCTCGCACAGGTCGAGCGCTGGGCTGCGATCAACAGCGGCTCGGCCAATCTCGCCGGCCTTAAGGACATGGCCGGCGTTCTTGCCGACGCCTTCGCCGCGTTCCCGGGTGAGCTGCGGCTCGCCGAACCGACGCCGGTCACCGCAGTCGATTCATCGGGCGCCGAGCGCACCGTCGGCCACGGCCACCACCTCCACCTCGCCGTCCGCCCCTCGGCCCCGGTCCAGTTGCTCTTCACCGGCCACATGGACACCGTCTACCCGGCCGATCACCCCTTCAAGCAGCTCCACTGGCGCGAAGACGGTGTCCTCAACGGCCCCGGCGTCGCCGATATGAAGGGCGGCCTCGCGGTGATGCTCGCGGCATTGCAGGCGATCGAGACAAGCCCGCTTGGCCCCACGGTCGGCTATGAGGTCGTCATCAACAGTGACGAGGAAGTCGGCTCGCCCGCCTCCGCCGCGCTGCTCGCCGCCGCCGCTGCGAACAAGCGCGCCGCGCTGACCTACGAGCCCTCGGCGCTGCCCGACGGCACCCTCGCCGGCGCCCGCCCGGGCAGCGGCAACTTCAGCTTCGTCGTCACCGGCCGCTCCGCCCACGCCGGCCGCAACCCGCAGGACGGCCGCAACGCCGTGGTCGCCGCCGCCGACCTCGCGCTCCGCCTCACCGCGCTGATCGAGCCCGGCCTCACCGTAAACGTCGCCCGGATGGACGGCGGCGGCCCCAACAATGTCGTGCCCGAGCGCGCCGTCCTTCGCGTTAACCTGCGCCCGGCGACCCCCGAGCTGCAGGCCAAGGCCGACGCCGCCATCGCCGCCGCGGTCCGCGAGGTCGCCGCCGCGCACGATCTTGCCATCCACCGCCACGGCGGCTTCGGCCGCCCGCCCAAGCCGATGACCCCCGCGCTCGAGGCGCTGTTCGGCCTCGTCGCAAAGGCGGGCGCCGACCTCGATCAGCCGATCCGCTGGCAGCCCTCGGGCGGGGTATGCGACGGCAACAACATCGCCGCCTGCGGCGTGCCCGTGGTCGACACCATGGGCGTTCGCGGCGGTGCGATCCATTCGCCGGAGGAATATCTGATTGTGGCTTCGCTGGCCGAGCGCGCGGCGCTGTCGGCCCTGACCATCGCCCGCCTCGCCGGAGAGGCCGCATGA
- a CDS encoding arginine N-succinyltransferase has protein sequence MTFRVRAARPADFDAIYEMAKLTGGGFTNLPADKGTLVHKLARSEDAFERTAEEQGNDCYIFVLEDPQAKIIRGTCQVFGQVGSTQAFYSYHLSTLTQWSPELGKTFRNQQLSLTTDLEGSSEVGGLFLHPGMRAGGLGLLLARSRYLFIKQHRARFGDRVLAELRGVMDEAGNSPFWDALAGRFFDMSFPEADAFNAVHGTHFIAELMPKSPIYVSLLPDSARAVMGLPHPTGRAALRMLEGEGFEFERYIDIFDGGPTVTCRTDQIRTVRESVEEKVVAIVTGGTTKVLLATGRLKQFRACLGQVGRGDDGGLQLSPETAALLEVEVGDTVLVAGR, from the coding sequence ATGACCTTCCGCGTCCGCGCCGCTCGCCCCGCCGACTTCGACGCCATCTACGAGATGGCCAAGCTGACCGGCGGCGGCTTCACCAACCTCCCCGCCGACAAGGGGACTCTGGTCCACAAGCTCGCCCGCTCCGAAGACGCGTTCGAGCGGACTGCCGAGGAGCAAGGCAACGACTGCTACATCTTCGTCCTCGAGGATCCGCAGGCCAAGATCATCCGCGGCACCTGCCAGGTGTTCGGCCAGGTCGGCTCGACTCAGGCCTTTTATTCCTACCACCTCTCGACCCTCACCCAATGGTCGCCCGAACTCGGCAAGACCTTCCGCAACCAGCAATTGAGCCTGACCACCGACCTCGAAGGGTCGAGCGAGGTCGGCGGGCTGTTCCTCCACCCCGGCATGCGCGCCGGCGGGCTCGGCCTCCTGCTCGCGCGCAGTCGCTACCTGTTCATCAAGCAGCATCGCGCGCGCTTCGGCGACCGCGTGCTGGCCGAGCTTCGCGGCGTCATGGACGAAGCCGGCAACTCGCCCTTCTGGGACGCGCTCGCCGGCCGCTTCTTCGACATGAGCTTCCCCGAGGCCGACGCCTTCAACGCGGTCCACGGCACCCACTTCATCGCCGAGCTGATGCCCAAGTCGCCGATCTACGTTTCGCTGCTCCCCGACAGCGCGCGGGCGGTGATGGGCCTTCCCCACCCGACCGGCCGCGCCGCGCTGCGGATGCTCGAGGGCGAGGGGTTCGAATTCGAGCGCTACATCGACATCTTCGACGGCGGCCCGACCGTCACCTGCCGCACCGACCAGATCCGCACCGTCCGCGAGTCGGTCGAAGAGAAGGTTGTCGCGATCGTCACGGGGGGTACCACCAAGGTGCTGCTCGCCACCGGTCGCCTCAAGCAGTTCCGCGCCTGCCTCGGCCAGGTCGGTCGCGGCGACGACGGCGGCTTGCAGCTCAGCCCCGAGACCGCCGCGCTGCTCGAGGTCGAGGTCGGCGACACCGTGCTGGTCGCGGGCCGCTGA
- a CDS encoding N-succinylarginine dihydrolase, protein MALVEINFDGIVGPSHNYAGLSFGNLAAMRNMGAPSRPRAAALQGLAKMRANLALGLTQGLFVPPPRPARSWLAELGTTPEEADLALLANAMSASAMWAANAATVSPAPDTADGRTHLTVANLKSMPHRSHEWPATLAQLRLAFADESHFAVHAPVPPAFGDEGAANHMRLTERHGQPGLELFVYGVSGGAFPARQHLEASRAVARLHALDPDRTLFVEQSAEAIAAGAFHNDVVAVANERVLFAHETAFADRDGLLDQLGTRFPALEYVEVPAAEVSLDDAIRSYLFNAQLVTPPDGQPTLIVPSEARDTPSVWAWLQRHLAGNGAIRRVEVVDVRESMANGGGPACLRLRVVADPATVDPRFLVDDAKLDRLAEVVAAHWPEEIAPADLGEPTLSAEVERARTALLAALDLTQLA, encoded by the coding sequence ATGGCGCTCGTCGAGATCAACTTCGACGGCATCGTCGGGCCCAGCCACAATTATGCGGGGCTGAGCTTCGGCAACCTCGCCGCGATGCGCAACATGGGTGCGCCGAGCCGGCCCCGCGCCGCCGCGCTGCAGGGCCTCGCCAAAATGCGCGCCAATCTCGCGCTCGGCCTCACCCAAGGCCTGTTCGTCCCCCCACCGCGCCCCGCCCGGTCCTGGCTCGCCGAGCTCGGCACCACGCCCGAGGAAGCCGACCTCGCGCTGCTCGCCAACGCCATGTCGGCAAGCGCGATGTGGGCCGCCAACGCCGCCACCGTCTCCCCCGCCCCGGACACCGCCGACGGCCGCACCCACCTCACCGTCGCCAATCTGAAGTCGATGCCGCACCGCAGCCACGAATGGCCCGCGACGCTGGCGCAGCTCCGCTTGGCCTTCGCCGACGAGAGCCACTTCGCGGTCCACGCCCCCGTCCCCCCCGCCTTCGGCGACGAGGGCGCCGCCAACCACATGCGGCTGACCGAGCGCCACGGGCAGCCGGGGCTCGAACTGTTCGTCTACGGCGTCAGCGGCGGCGCCTTCCCCGCCCGCCAGCATCTCGAGGCCAGCCGGGCGGTCGCCCGCCTCCACGCCCTCGACCCCGACCGCACCCTGTTCGTCGAGCAGTCCGCCGAAGCGATCGCCGCAGGCGCTTTCCACAACGACGTCGTCGCGGTCGCCAACGAGCGCGTGCTGTTCGCCCACGAGACTGCCTTCGCCGACCGCGACGGCCTCCTCGACCAGCTCGGCACACGCTTTCCCGCGCTCGAATATGTCGAGGTCCCCGCCGCCGAGGTCAGCCTCGACGATGCCATTCGCTCCTACCTGTTCAACGCCCAGCTGGTGACCCCGCCCGACGGCCAGCCGACGCTGATCGTTCCCTCCGAGGCGCGCGACACGCCGAGCGTCTGGGCCTGGCTCCAGCGCCACCTTGCCGGCAATGGCGCGATCCGCCGGGTCGAGGTGGTCGACGTGCGCGAATCGATGGCCAATGGCGGCGGCCCCGCCTGCCTGCGGCTGCGCGTCGTCGCCGACCCCGCGACGGTCGATCCGCGCTTCCTCGTCGACGACGCCAAGCTCGACCGCCTCGCCGAGGTCGTCGCCGCCCACTGGCCCGAGGAGATCGCCCCCGCCGACCTCGGCGAGCCGACGCTGAGCGCCGAGGTCGAGCGCGCCCGGACCGCGCTGCTCGCGGCGCTCGACCTTACCCAGCTCGCCTGA